Proteins co-encoded in one Stomoxys calcitrans chromosome 5, idStoCalc2.1, whole genome shotgun sequence genomic window:
- the LOC106088012 gene encoding arylalkylamine N-acetyltransferase-like 2 isoform X1 has translation MDGTLEIRVIQPEEAHKIVKFLVENFFAHAPLSSCHPKNVLTAEDEAKLCKCIEIYGCSIMALEGDELVGVCVALPKNRSSIDEYFQQADELGKDNKNGQILRLLGEVNRDAGIFDRYGVEEILYLFLASVATSHGGRNIATRMTQEWMRLGKLWNYQVLSMDCSSYYCARVCERLGMECLNTVLFDEYRDDSGNPIFKPALPHVAMKTFAQRL, from the coding sequence aTGGATGGAACACTTGAAATACGAGTCATACAACCAGAGGAAGCCCATAAAATTGTCAAATTTCTTGTGGAAAACTTTTTCGCTCATGCTCCATTAAGCAGTTGCCATCCCAAGAATGTGCTCACAGCTGAAGATGAAGCTAAACTTTGCAAATGCATTGAGATCTATGGCTGTAGCATAATGGCTCTAGAGGGTGATGAGCTGGTTGGTGTTTGTGTTgctttgcctaaaaacagatcatctatagacgaatatttccagcaAGCCGACGAATTGGGCAAGGATAATAAAAATGGACAGATTTTAAGATTGTTGGGTGAGGTGAATCGCGATGCTGGTATTTTCGATCGCTACGGAGTGGAAGAAATCCTTTATCTCTTTTTGGCATCGGTGGCAACTAGTCATGGAGGTCGCAATATAGCAACTCGTATGACCCAAGAATGGATGCGTCTGGGCAAACTGTGGAATTACCAGGTTTTATCAATGGACTGTAGCAGCTACTACTGTGCTCGTGTCTGTGAACGATTAGGCATGGAATGTCTAAACACAGTGCTATTTGATGAGTATCGAGATGATAGTGGAAATCCGATATTCAAACCGGCATTGCCGCATGTGGCAATGAAAACATTTGCTCAACGTTTGTAG
- the LOC106088012 gene encoding arylalkylamine N-acetyltransferase-like 2 isoform X2, with protein sequence MDGTLEIRVIQPEEAHKIVKFLVENFFAHAPLSSCHPKNVLTAEDEAKLCKCIEIYGCSIMALEGDELQADELGKDNKNGQILRLLGEVNRDAGIFDRYGVEEILYLFLASVATSHGGRNIATRMTQEWMRLGKLWNYQVLSMDCSSYYCARVCERLGMECLNTVLFDEYRDDSGNPIFKPALPHVAMKTFAQRL encoded by the exons aTGGATGGAACACTTGAAATACGAGTCATACAACCAGAGGAAGCCCATAAAATTGTCAAATTTCTTGTGGAAAACTTTTTCGCTCATGCTCCATTAAGCAGTTGCCATCCCAAGAATGTGCTCACAGCTGAAGATGAAGCTAAACTTTGCAAATGCATTGAGATCTATGGCTGTAGCATAATGGCTCTAGAGGGTGATGAGCTG caAGCCGACGAATTGGGCAAGGATAATAAAAATGGACAGATTTTAAGATTGTTGGGTGAGGTGAATCGCGATGCTGGTATTTTCGATCGCTACGGAGTGGAAGAAATCCTTTATCTCTTTTTGGCATCGGTGGCAACTAGTCATGGAGGTCGCAATATAGCAACTCGTATGACCCAAGAATGGATGCGTCTGGGCAAACTGTGGAATTACCAGGTTTTATCAATGGACTGTAGCAGCTACTACTGTGCTCGTGTCTGTGAACGATTAGGCATGGAATGTCTAAACACAGTGCTATTTGATGAGTATCGAGATGATAGTGGAAATCCGATATTCAAACCGGCATTGCCGCATGTGGCAATGAAAACATTTGCTCAACGTTTGTAG
- the LOC106088016 gene encoding arylalkylamine N-acetyltransferase-like 2 has translation MERDSEAKPPNHDNLEIRIIQIKDVDKAVNFLMEYFFPNTPLSVAENKPTAENALEIRQCIETYGCSIMALEGDEIVGVCTASPKTRASIEEYFVEADKLGKTNRYGQILRLVGEVNRGAAIFDHYGVENILCLYQAAVAPSHGGRNIATRMTQELMRLAKNWNYQVLSMDCSGHYSARVCERLGMECLNTIAYDTYRNDSGEVIFKPPFPRVAMKTYAKRL, from the coding sequence ATGGAAAGAGACTCAGAGGCAAAACCGCCAAACCATGATAACCTTGAAATACGGATTATACAAATCAAAGATGTGGATAAAGCGGTTAATTTCCTTATGGAATACTTCTTCCCCAACACTCCATTAAGCGTTGCTGAAAACAAACCGACAGCTGAAAATGCTCTGGAAATTCGCCAATGCATTGAGACCTATGGTTGCAGTATAATGGCTCTGGAAGGTGATGAAATAGTTGGCGTTTGTACAGCCTCGCCCAAGACAAGAGCTTCCATTGAAGAATACTTCGTGGAAGCCGACAAATTGGGCAAAACAAATAGATATGGCCAAATTCTGAGATTAGTTGGGGAGGTAAATCGTGGTGCCGCTATTTTCGATCACTATGGTGTTGagaatattctatgtttgtatCAAGCGGCAGTTGCACCCAGCCATGGCGGAAGAAATATAGCAACACGTATGACCCAGGAATTGATGCGCCTGGCTAAGAATTGGAATTATCAGGTATTGTCCATGGACTGCAGTGGTCACTATAGTGCTAGAGTCTGTGAACGCCTGGGTATGGAATGTCTCAATACAATTGCATATGACACGTATCGAAATGATAGTGGTGAAGTGATATTTAAACCTCCATTTCCTCGTGTGGCAATGAAAACATATGCTAAACGCTTGTAA
- the LOC106088002 gene encoding uncharacterized protein LOC106088002, which translates to MADNKFKIRIIMPEDQERVLHFYIENFYRYEPVFISTPKMVPGPRDLADIVECIRGGTSIICYHESDKAEEEIVGAFLCTAKERTYVRKLFEAAALEGNTKYGHYLRLLGILHREAAICNRYKVEEIFFTFMACVAPKWRHRNILKLLGDESIALATKLGYKVYTVDCTSNFSSRVCESLKMDRLVTLRYDEFLDANGKPYFAIPHPHVAAITYAIRLPYQLKAFKSTSKL; encoded by the coding sequence ATGGCAGATAACAAATTTAAGATACGGATAATTATGCCCGAGGACCAAGAACGGGTCTTACATTTCTATATTGAAAACTTTTATCGTTATGAGCCCGTATTCATCTCTACGCCGAAGATGGTGCCCGGTCCAAGGGATTTGGCAGACATCGTCGAGTGTATACGTGGTGGCACCAGTATAATATGTTACCATGAAAGCGACAAAGCAGAAGAGGAAATTGTAGGCGCATTCCTATGCACGGCCAAGGAACGCACGTATGTGAGGAAATTATTCGAAGCAGCTGCGCTGGAGGGAAATACTAAATATGGCCATTATCTGAGACTATTGGGTATTCTACATCGTGAAGCTGCTATTTGTAATCGATATAAAGTCGAAGAAATCTTCTTTACCTTTATGGCTTGTGTAGCACCAAAGTGGCGTCATCGCAATATCTTAAAACTTTTGGGTGACGAATCTATAGCATTGGCCACCAAATTGGGTTACAAGGTCTATACAGTAGACTGCACAAGCAATTTTTCTTCAAGAGTTTGTGAATCTCTAAAAATGGATCGTTTAGTCACTCTGAGGTATGATGAATTTCTCGACGCCAATGGGAAGCCATATTTTGCAATACCCCATCCACATGTTGCTGCAATTACTTATGCCATTAGATTACCCTACCAGCTTAAAGCCTTTAAAAGCACAAGTAAGCTCTAA